The following are encoded together in the Oreochromis aureus strain Israel breed Guangdong linkage group 18, ZZ_aureus, whole genome shotgun sequence genome:
- the rab2a gene encoding ras-related protein Rab-2A — protein sequence MAYAYLFKYIIIGDTGVGKSCLLLQFTDKRFQPVHDLTIGVEFGARMITIDGKQIKLQIWDTAGQESFRSITRSYYRGAAGALLVYDITRRDTFNHLTTWLEDARQHSNSNMVIMLIGNKSDLESRREVKKEEGEAFAREHGLIFMETSAKTASNVEEAFINTAKEIYEKIQEGVFDINNEANGIKIGPQHPTTNSTLSSNQGGHQAGGGCC from the exons gtgtGGGAAAGTCATGTCTATTACTACAGTTCACAGACAAGAGGTTTCAGCCAGTTCACGACCTCACCATTG GTGTGGAATTCGGCGCGAGGATGATCACTATAGATGGCAAACAGATCAAATTGCAAATCTGGGATACG GCTGGTCAGGAGTCGTTCCGGTCCATCACCAGGTCTTACTacagaggagcagcaggagcACTCCTAGTCTATGACATCACAAG aaggGACACTTTCAACCACTTGACGACCTGGTTAGAGGATGCCCGCCAACATTCCAACTCCAATATGGTCATCATGCTCATTGGCAACAAGAg TGACCTGGAGTCAAGGAGAGAGGTGAAGAAAGAGGAAGGTGAAGCATTTGCCAGAGAACATGGACTCATATTCATGGAGACCTCAGCTAAGACTGCCTCTAATGTAGAGGAG GCTTTCATCAACACAGCCAAGGAGATCTATGAGAAGATCCAGGAAGGAGTGTTTGATATCAACAATGAG GCTAACGGTATTAAGATTGGACCCCAGCATCCCACCACCAACTCCACACTGTCCAGTAACCAGGGAGGCCACCAGGCTGGAGGGGGCTGCTGCTGA